A single genomic interval of Gemmatimonadaceae bacterium harbors:
- the flgA gene encoding flagellar basal body P-ring formation protein FlgA codes for MSVRVIVLVAAFALGPVSRLSAQGPSLNASPHAVAGDSLARGSSRVRLSIATRPLLRGDTLRLEDIAIVDTIIVWRWSTSAPDTTRAQAGWIARRPIAAGELLRFPAVGAPPVVTVGARVSLIYQDGPVRILLTGVATNTAPLGAPVGVRIDPTRRLDGIAVAPNTVRLR; via the coding sequence ATGTCGGTGCGTGTCATCGTCCTGGTGGCAGCGTTCGCGCTGGGTCCCGTGTCGCGGCTGTCGGCACAGGGTCCGTCGTTGAACGCTTCACCGCACGCGGTGGCTGGCGACTCGCTCGCGCGCGGCAGTTCGCGCGTGCGCCTGTCAATTGCCACGCGGCCGCTCCTGCGCGGCGACACGCTTCGATTGGAAGACATCGCGATCGTCGACACCATCATCGTGTGGCGTTGGTCAACCAGTGCGCCGGACACAACGCGCGCGCAGGCCGGCTGGATTGCCCGTCGTCCGATTGCCGCTGGTGAACTGCTGCGCTTTCCGGCTGTTGGCGCTCCGCCGGTGGTCACGGTTGGCGCGCGTGTGTCACTGATCTACCAGGATGGCCCGGTGCGCATCCTGTTGACTGGCGTCGCCACGAATACCGCACCGCTCGGCGCTCCTGTCGGCGTGCGAATCGATCCGACGCGCCGGCTCGACGGAATTGCCGTCGCGCCCAACACTGTTCGACTCCGCTGA
- a CDS encoding flagellar basal body L-ring protein FlgH has protein sequence MPRVAFTYCPVRAVAASLLLSAPLLAQTPPVTPPAAGAATQAAAATTASTATASTATARPVRESWTSDRRNFAVGDLITVLIDDYTIATALKENTATDTRTRGLSASARLPTSSKNVGLDTRNSADQQQRGSSRRENRFQNELSVRIVAIGPNGLLQLKGTKNINVDKSGQDIVFTGFARPQDISITNMVESNRVADAQLGYLSPGPLGKPKQGMISKVLGAFWP, from the coding sequence ATGCCTCGCGTCGCATTCACATATTGTCCCGTACGCGCCGTCGCCGCGTCCTTGTTGCTGAGCGCCCCGCTCCTCGCGCAAACGCCGCCGGTGACACCGCCGGCCGCTGGTGCGGCCACGCAGGCCGCGGCCGCCACGACCGCCTCCACCGCGACCGCCTCCACCGCGACCGCGCGTCCCGTTCGGGAATCGTGGACCTCCGACCGGCGCAACTTCGCGGTCGGTGATCTCATCACCGTGCTGATCGACGATTACACGATCGCCACGGCGCTCAAGGAGAACACGGCCACCGATACCCGCACCCGCGGGCTTTCGGCCAGCGCACGACTGCCCACCTCCAGCAAGAATGTGGGTCTCGACACCCGCAACAGTGCCGACCAGCAACAGCGTGGGTCGTCGCGCCGCGAGAATCGCTTTCAGAACGAGTTGAGCGTGCGCATCGTGGCCATCGGGCCGAACGGGTTGCTGCAGCTCAAGGGCACCAAGAACATCAACGTCGACAAGTCCGGTCAGGACATCGTGTTTACCGGATTTGCGCGGCCCCAGGACATCTCGATCACCAACATGGTGGAATCCAATCGCGTGGCCGATGCGCAACTGGGCTACCTCTCACCCGGCCCGTTGGGCAAACCCAAACAAGGCATGATCAGCAAGGTGCTGGGAGCATTCTGGCCATGA
- a CDS encoding flagellar protein FlgN: MSPTLLTPEAAPHFGPSTAVLLEALHDALISERRLLDELIAQMRRQRAAVGTDDIQGVDDSTFATHRVLATLGQARQRRRQLNVLLGGSEDCKLRDLEEQLGDQFDARIRDARQRLQQAADVLTREVGMNRKLLREALSSNGQHVRTLAGGPATSSTYALEGTVPVATGAPRGILVNRTV; this comes from the coding sequence ATGTCGCCCACCCTGCTCACACCGGAAGCCGCGCCGCACTTCGGACCGTCCACCGCGGTCTTGCTGGAGGCGTTGCATGATGCGCTGATCAGCGAGCGTCGGTTGCTCGACGAACTGATTGCGCAGATGCGCCGCCAGCGTGCCGCCGTCGGCACCGACGACATTCAAGGCGTTGACGACAGCACCTTCGCCACGCACCGCGTCCTGGCCACGTTGGGTCAGGCCCGGCAGCGCCGTCGCCAACTCAACGTGTTGCTGGGCGGCAGTGAAGACTGCAAGCTGCGCGATCTCGAGGAGCAACTGGGCGATCAATTTGATGCGCGCATTCGTGACGCCCGTCAGCGCCTGCAACAGGCGGCCGATGTATTGACCCGGGAAGTGGGTATGAATCGCAAGCTGCTGCGCGAAGCGTTGTCATCCAACGGCCAGCACGTACGGACGCTCGCCGGTGGCCCGGCCACGTCGTCCACCTACGCGCTGGAGGGCACCGTCCCGGTGGCCACTGGCGCGCCGCGCGGCATTCTCGTCAACCGGACCGTCTGA
- a CDS encoding ABC transporter ATP-binding protein: protein MIAVNALSFTVPAGEVLGLVGPNGAGKTTTLRALAGILQPTSGSIRIAGIDLKSHPVDAKARLAFIPDEPQLFDYLTVTEHLQFIARLYGVDDAAPRIPVLLEELELTPKRDALPPELSRGMKQKLAIACGLLHRPAVVLLDEPLTGLDPVGIRRMKETITARAREGAAVVLSSHLLHLVEELCTRILVIRRGQAVAIGTIPEIVMAHPELAGHSLEEMFIALTGDGTTASASA, encoded by the coding sequence ATGATTGCCGTGAATGCGCTGTCGTTTACCGTCCCGGCCGGTGAAGTGCTTGGGCTGGTCGGTCCCAATGGAGCCGGAAAAACCACCACGCTGCGCGCGCTCGCCGGCATCCTGCAGCCGACCTCCGGGAGCATTCGCATCGCCGGCATCGATCTGAAGTCGCATCCGGTTGATGCCAAGGCGCGGTTGGCCTTCATCCCCGACGAGCCGCAGCTGTTCGACTACCTCACCGTTACCGAGCATCTGCAGTTCATCGCCCGTCTGTATGGTGTCGACGATGCCGCACCGCGTATTCCGGTGCTGCTCGAGGAGCTCGAACTCACCCCCAAGCGCGATGCACTGCCGCCGGAGCTGTCCCGCGGCATGAAGCAGAAGCTGGCCATTGCCTGCGGATTGCTCCATCGCCCCGCCGTGGTCCTGTTGGACGAACCGTTGACCGGTCTTGATCCCGTCGGCATTCGCCGCATGAAGGAGACCATCACGGCCCGGGCGAGAGAAGGCGCCGCGGTAGTATTGAGTTCCCACCTGCTGCATCTGGTTGAGGAACTGTGCACGCGTATTCTCGTTATCCGTCGCGGTCAGGCCGTGGCGATCGGCACCATTCCTGAAATCGTGATGGCGCACCCGGAGCTGGCCGGACATTCGCTGGAAGAGATGTTCATTGCGCTTACCGGCGATGGGACGACCGCCTCGGCATCCGCATGA
- a CDS encoding rod-binding protein, which yields MIDPIGLAATTPKATDSRDTKLRKAAQQLEGVFVQQLYKSMRDTVPQQEGIVSGGAGEDIFTGLLDQHLAAETPKHWDTGLSDALYRQLRRGMPVDSAAAASAAAPAPNSVTSAL from the coding sequence ATGATCGATCCCATCGGTCTCGCGGCGACGACGCCGAAGGCGACCGACAGCCGCGATACGAAGCTCCGCAAGGCCGCCCAGCAATTGGAGGGCGTCTTCGTCCAACAGCTGTACAAGTCCATGCGCGACACCGTTCCGCAGCAGGAAGGAATCGTTTCAGGCGGGGCCGGTGAGGACATTTTCACCGGACTACTGGATCAGCACCTTGCTGCCGAAACTCCCAAGCATTGGGACACCGGACTCTCCGACGCGCTGTATCGACAGTTGCGCCGAGGAATGCCCGTGGATTCCGCTGCCGCAGCGTCTGCTGCGGCGCCTGCGCCGAACTCCGTCACTTCCGCACTCTGA
- a CDS encoding carbon storage regulator: MLILGRREGDSILIEGGIRIVVVSCDRGGVRIGIEAPADVKILRGEIADKVALENQRATTVPSASPLLASLRAAPSAPTVVPVVDA, translated from the coding sequence ATGCTGATACTTGGACGTCGCGAAGGCGACTCGATTCTTATTGAAGGCGGGATTCGCATTGTCGTCGTCTCGTGCGACCGCGGTGGTGTGCGGATCGGCATCGAGGCGCCGGCGGATGTCAAAATCCTGCGTGGTGAGATCGCCGACAAAGTGGCGCTGGAAAACCAGCGTGCCACCACGGTGCCGTCCGCCTCGCCCCTGTTGGCGTCGCTCAGGGCAGCGCCATCGGCGCCTACGGTTGTTCCGGTCGTGGACGCGTGA
- the motA gene encoding flagellar motor stator protein MotA, which produces MFVIIGLVIVFGSVIGGYMMHHGELMVLVQLNEFLILGGAAVGTLIIANPPAVLKACLGQTLGLLKPNPYGAKAYAELLQVLYEIFQKARKDGLVGLESHIENPESSDIFQKYPSFTGSHHAIALLCDTLKVLLTGTVEDHNLAEILDVDLDKHHHKTMQVPHAITTVGDAMPGFGIVAAVLGVIITMGSIGGAASEIGEKVAAALVGTFLGILLAYGVFGPLAKAMENRIHAEHDYMLCIRTALLSFARGDAPMTAVEFSRRNIEPHERPSFAELEELTRKKAA; this is translated from the coding sequence GTGTTCGTCATCATTGGCTTGGTCATCGTGTTTGGATCCGTCATCGGTGGCTATATGATGCACCATGGCGAGCTGATGGTGCTGGTGCAGCTCAACGAGTTCCTCATTCTCGGTGGTGCGGCCGTCGGCACATTGATCATCGCCAACCCGCCGGCGGTGCTGAAGGCCTGTCTGGGACAGACCCTTGGCTTGCTCAAGCCCAATCCGTACGGTGCCAAGGCGTATGCGGAACTGCTGCAGGTACTCTACGAGATCTTCCAGAAGGCCCGCAAGGACGGACTGGTCGGCCTTGAGTCGCACATCGAGAATCCGGAAAGTAGCGACATCTTCCAGAAATATCCGTCGTTCACAGGCAGCCACCATGCCATCGCGCTGCTGTGCGACACGCTGAAGGTCCTCCTGACGGGAACGGTGGAGGATCACAATCTGGCGGAGATCCTGGACGTTGACCTCGACAAGCATCATCACAAGACGATGCAGGTTCCGCATGCGATCACCACCGTGGGCGATGCCATGCCCGGCTTCGGCATCGTGGCCGCCGTGCTTGGCGTCATCATCACGATGGGATCGATCGGCGGCGCCGCGTCGGAAATCGGTGAAAAGGTCGCCGCCGCGCTGGTCGGGACGTTCCTGGGCATTTTGCTGGCGTACGGCGTATTCGGTCCCCTGGCCAAGGCCATGGAGAATCGCATTCACGCCGAGCACGATTACATGCTGTGCATCCGGACCGCACTGCTGTCGTTTGCCCGTGGCGATGCGCCCATGACGGCGGTGGAGTTTTCGCGGCGCAACATCGAACCGCACGAGCGGCCGAGCTTCGCCGAACTCGAAGAGCTCACCCGGAAGAAGGCGGCCTGA
- a CDS encoding OmpA family protein — protein sequence MAARAGKKVIIVKKVIKGGGGHHGGSWKVAYADFVTAMMAFFMVMWILGMDDKTKQAIEGYFANPVGYKKGYGAGSSPLSTGSTPSNVQKTQLRMIVRSTEQRTFEQLKSQILDKLAKSDSLKRLNALIDVQVTTDGLRIELVETGAGDVYFPLGSARMKAATMLALQLIGSELAQMQHPVVLEGHTDAAKFGSDGGYGNWELSADRANAARRVLESAGVTGGRVVGVTGLADTHPRVPDDPMASANRRISILLPYSRVNASDASAEDMAATKRDSLIANIGKPLPQSPSTTMPVAAAIPPRP from the coding sequence ATGGCCGCCCGCGCTGGCAAGAAGGTCATCATCGTCAAGAAGGTCATCAAGGGCGGCGGCGGCCACCACGGTGGATCGTGGAAGGTGGCCTACGCCGATTTCGTGACGGCCATGATGGCGTTCTTCATGGTGATGTGGATTCTCGGCATGGACGACAAGACGAAGCAGGCCATCGAGGGCTACTTCGCCAATCCGGTCGGCTACAAGAAAGGCTACGGCGCGGGTTCGAGTCCGTTGTCAACCGGCAGCACGCCTTCGAACGTGCAGAAGACCCAGCTGCGGATGATCGTGCGCTCCACCGAACAACGGACATTTGAGCAGCTCAAGTCGCAGATCCTCGACAAGCTGGCCAAGAGTGATTCGCTCAAGCGCCTGAACGCGTTGATTGACGTGCAAGTCACAACGGATGGCTTGCGGATTGAATTGGTCGAAACGGGCGCTGGCGATGTCTACTTCCCGCTTGGATCGGCGCGCATGAAGGCCGCAACAATGCTCGCGCTGCAGTTGATTGGCAGTGAACTGGCCCAGATGCAGCATCCCGTGGTGCTGGAAGGCCACACCGATGCGGCCAAGTTCGGTTCGGATGGCGGCTACGGAAACTGGGAGCTCTCGGCGGACCGCGCGAACGCCGCACGCCGCGTCCTGGAGAGCGCCGGCGTCACGGGTGGACGCGTTGTCGGCGTGACGGGTCTCGCCGACACGCACCCCCGGGTGCCGGACGATCCCATGGCGTCGGCCAATCGGCGCATCTCGATTCTGCTGCCCTACAGTCGGGTCAACGCCAGCGATGCGTCGGCCGAAGACATGGCCGCGACGAAACGGGACTCCTTGATTGCCAACATCGGCAAGCCGTTGCCGCAATCGCCGTCAACGACCATGCCAGTGGCCGCCGCCATTCCGCCACGGCCGTAG
- the flgK gene encoding flagellar hook-associated protein FlgK yields the protein MSFGLFGIARSALLTHQTALQTISQNIANAETPGYSRQEAVLAANTPVRLPNGTVGTGVHVDTIIRKRDIMLDDTYRAAAGQSGEAELRGSLLGQMEGIFGEPSDAGMSNALDQFWGSWSDLASSPSSSAARAVVQQRGRQVAQLFNSYDAQLTQQRSSSMERLSGTIAEINAYAKQVADLNGRIMSAESGGNSANDLRDQRDLAVDRLSKIAGARVINQANGNTTVLLGNSTLVDGNTARVVSMQLDVPVPPPAVTPADIPVKLRLGDSPDRMLAPGGELRALVDNVNTDIPGMRGRLDAMAASLATAVNAAHTTGFVFNGTTIPGTAAGNFFDAGTVTNPVRASTLTLDATIATDASQIAASGDVNAPTDNTAALTLSALRTTGGTVSYTNPGGVVETGSFLGFFRSTVTSLGINVKAAVDDATVYRTLAEQGDARRQSVSGVSTDEELVNMMRVQQSYTAATKLIKTADEMLQTLLSLI from the coding sequence ATGAGCTTCGGGCTGTTCGGCATCGCGCGCAGTGCGCTTCTCACGCATCAGACGGCGCTCCAGACGATTTCGCAGAACATTGCAAACGCGGAGACGCCGGGATACTCGCGTCAGGAAGCCGTGCTCGCGGCCAACACCCCGGTGCGCCTGCCGAATGGGACGGTCGGCACCGGCGTGCATGTCGACACGATCATTCGCAAGCGCGACATCATGCTGGACGACACCTATCGTGCGGCGGCAGGACAGTCGGGCGAAGCGGAACTGCGTGGCAGCCTGTTGGGCCAGATGGAAGGGATCTTTGGCGAGCCCAGCGACGCCGGCATGTCGAATGCGCTCGATCAGTTCTGGGGTTCGTGGAGCGACCTGGCCTCATCGCCCAGCAGCAGCGCCGCGCGCGCGGTGGTGCAACAGCGCGGTCGGCAGGTGGCGCAACTGTTCAACAGTTACGACGCCCAGTTGACGCAGCAGCGCTCGTCGTCGATGGAACGCCTGTCGGGCACCATCGCCGAGATCAACGCGTACGCCAAGCAGGTGGCCGACCTCAATGGTCGCATCATGTCGGCGGAAAGCGGCGGCAACAGCGCGAACGACCTGCGCGATCAGCGGGACCTCGCGGTCGACCGCCTGTCGAAGATTGCCGGCGCGCGCGTCATCAATCAGGCGAACGGCAACACCACGGTGTTGCTGGGCAATTCCACGCTGGTCGACGGCAACACGGCGCGCGTGGTATCGATGCAGCTCGATGTCCCGGTGCCGCCGCCGGCCGTCACCCCCGCGGACATTCCGGTCAAGCTGCGCCTGGGTGACTCGCCCGACCGGATGCTTGCGCCGGGCGGTGAGCTCCGGGCGCTGGTCGACAATGTGAACACGGACATTCCGGGAATGCGCGGGCGTCTTGATGCGATGGCCGCATCGCTCGCCACCGCAGTGAATGCCGCGCACACCACGGGATTCGTATTCAACGGCACGACAATTCCCGGCACGGCAGCCGGCAACTTCTTCGATGCGGGAACGGTCACCAATCCGGTGCGCGCGAGTACGCTCACGCTTGACGCCACCATCGCGACCGACGCCTCACAGATTGCGGCCAGCGGTGATGTCAACGCGCCCACGGACAACACGGCGGCGCTCACCCTGAGCGCGCTGCGCACCACCGGCGGCACGGTCAGCTACACCAATCCCGGTGGCGTGGTCGAAACCGGCAGCTTTCTGGGCTTCTTCCGCAGCACGGTGACGTCGCTTGGCATCAACGTGAAGGCGGCAGTCGACGATGCCACTGTCTATCGCACGCTCGCCGAGCAGGGTGACGCCCGTCGGCAATCGGTGAGCGGCGTGAGCACCGACGAAGAACTCGTCAACATGATGCGTGTTCAGCAATCGTACACGGCCGCCACGAAACTCATCAAGACGGCCGATGAGATGCTGCAAACCCTGCTTTCGCTGATCTGA
- a CDS encoding flagellar basal body P-ring protein FlgI, producing the protein MIDTTIRIKGVRLARLAVLTAGLLLLPVLAHAQGDVKIRDLTSPEGALPVRLVGYGLVIGLDGTGDRAIGGQTAGQTVQGVINVLRRFNIEVPAELIRMRNVAAVLVTAEVSPYLRSSGRFEVHVSSMGDARSLKGGVLYMTPLVADPNGPPLATAQGTVLLSEGGSTTRYATTIETSARIPTGGVLEADLPRPTIAATSRLLLREPDLGTATRIATAINGAFGEKTAVVEDEGSVQVTLADSMVKATAYTRIRELSVRPERAPRLVIDAKDGTVVAGGDMMIGVATVSHGAITLVLGADVAADTSAIPGSVRLPANISVQRVAAALHAVRTPPSEIAAIFAALREVGALTAEVIVR; encoded by the coding sequence ATGATCGATACCACGATTCGAATCAAAGGCGTACGCCTCGCGCGTCTCGCCGTATTGACGGCGGGATTGCTGTTGCTGCCGGTGCTGGCGCATGCACAGGGCGACGTGAAGATCCGCGATCTCACCTCTCCGGAAGGTGCGCTGCCAGTGCGCCTGGTTGGCTACGGGCTGGTCATCGGACTTGACGGCACGGGTGATCGCGCGATTGGCGGCCAAACGGCCGGCCAGACCGTTCAGGGCGTCATCAACGTGCTTCGCCGTTTCAATATTGAAGTGCCGGCCGAGTTGATCCGCATGCGCAATGTCGCGGCGGTGTTGGTGACGGCGGAGGTATCACCGTATCTGCGTTCGAGTGGCCGATTCGAAGTGCACGTCTCGTCGATGGGCGACGCCCGCTCGCTCAAGGGCGGCGTGCTGTATATGACGCCGCTGGTGGCCGATCCGAATGGTCCGCCGCTGGCCACCGCGCAGGGAACCGTCCTGCTCAGCGAAGGGGGTTCCACCACACGATATGCCACCACCATCGAAACCTCGGCACGCATCCCCACCGGCGGCGTGTTGGAAGCCGACTTGCCACGACCGACGATTGCCGCGACCTCGCGCTTGCTGCTGCGCGAGCCCGATCTGGGCACTGCCACACGAATCGCCACCGCCATCAACGGCGCATTTGGCGAGAAGACCGCCGTCGTGGAAGACGAAGGGTCCGTGCAGGTGACATTGGCCGACAGCATGGTGAAGGCCACCGCCTACACGCGCATTCGTGAACTCAGTGTCCGTCCCGAGCGCGCGCCGCGCCTGGTGATTGATGCCAAGGACGGCACCGTGGTTGCCGGTGGCGACATGATGATCGGTGTCGCGACGGTGAGTCACGGTGCCATCACTTTGGTGCTTGGGGCCGATGTGGCGGCCGATACCAGCGCCATTCCGGGCAGTGTCCGTCTGCCGGCCAACATCTCCGTCCAGCGCGTCGCGGCCGCTCTGCATGCGGTCCGCACGCCGCCGTCCGAAATCGCGGCGATCTTTGCCGCGCTGCGGGAAGTCGGTGCACTCACAGCCGAGGTGATCGTCCGATGA
- the flgG gene encoding flagellar basal-body rod protein FlgG, whose protein sequence is MNPALSAAATGMMAQQTRTEIISNNLANVNTPGFKRSRAHFEDLLYQTVQGQQILGDPDATTSPAIQVGRGTRLAGVDRLHQQGPIEQTGRNLDIAVEGEGFFQIQMPNGDTTYSRDGSFQISDQGLLVTSGGQALQPPIRVPADSAELTISATGIVTVRRGQDIQPTEIGRIELARFANPSGLLALGQNLYAPTAASGQPVVGFPADEGLGRLQQGSLEGSNVEIVQEMVEMISAMRAYEINSKAIKTADEMGQIANNITR, encoded by the coding sequence ATGAATCCAGCCTTGAGCGCCGCCGCCACCGGCATGATGGCGCAGCAGACACGCACCGAAATCATCTCGAACAACCTGGCCAACGTCAACACGCCGGGCTTCAAGCGCAGTCGCGCGCACTTCGAAGACCTGCTGTATCAGACCGTGCAGGGACAGCAGATCCTGGGCGATCCCGATGCCACCACGTCACCGGCCATTCAGGTGGGTCGAGGGACGCGACTCGCCGGCGTCGATCGATTGCACCAACAGGGTCCCATCGAACAGACCGGTCGCAACCTCGACATCGCGGTCGAGGGTGAAGGGTTCTTCCAGATTCAAATGCCGAATGGCGATACCACCTACTCGCGTGACGGCAGCTTTCAGATTTCCGATCAGGGCCTGTTGGTGACCAGTGGGGGTCAGGCGCTGCAGCCACCGATTCGCGTTCCCGCGGATTCTGCCGAGCTCACCATCTCGGCCACTGGCATCGTGACGGTGCGTCGCGGTCAGGACATCCAACCCACGGAAATCGGTCGCATCGAACTGGCGCGGTTTGCGAATCCGTCGGGATTGCTGGCACTCGGGCAGAATCTCTACGCCCCCACGGCGGCGTCGGGACAGCCCGTGGTAGGCTTTCCCGCCGACGAGGGCCTGGGTCGCCTGCAGCAGGGCAGCCTCGAAGGCAGCAACGTCGAGATTGTGCAGGAGATGGTGGAGATGATCAGCGCCATGCGCGCGTACGAGATCAACTCCAAGGCCATCAAGACGGCCGACGAGATGGGTCAGATCGCCAACAACATCACCCGCTGA
- a CDS encoding HDOD domain-containing protein translates to MKQAFRNFDLVPTSTSEPLSSAQTVYVARHPIFDTGNRRVAYELLYRASAGALNSGSISGDAMCSDTALHAVVSIGLDRLTDGVLAFVNITRDHLVGELYKVFDPSTVVLELLESIDGEPAVVDACRRAVADGYTLALDDYDGRPSLDVLLPLVKIVKLDVLHLTRDELAPTVTRLRRLGLTVLAERVETGAMRTECQQLGCDLFQGYVFSRPETLDGRAISLAQTTMLNVMGLLGDSRVSDTALEEAFRSHPSLSLALLRIVNSASFGARSVESIPHAIRLVGREALSRWLLVMLVASVATQSPVANEVVMQAMIRARFCELLTERAGSGDPAARFMVGLLSFIDVLLAQPMPQILEQLPVTDDIRNALLRGTGPHAATLALAKAYDAGDWLTVDASYVDDATDRGLDPAAMYAEAAQWARDRIQSANRA, encoded by the coding sequence ATGAAGCAGGCGTTCCGTAACTTCGATCTTGTGCCGACCTCCACTTCCGAACCGCTTTCATCCGCGCAGACGGTTTACGTCGCGCGGCATCCGATATTTGACACCGGGAATCGCCGCGTGGCGTACGAACTGCTGTATCGCGCCAGTGCGGGAGCTCTCAACTCAGGGAGTATCTCCGGCGACGCGATGTGCAGTGACACCGCGTTGCACGCCGTGGTGTCGATCGGACTCGATCGGCTCACCGACGGGGTGCTGGCGTTTGTCAATATTACCCGCGATCATCTGGTGGGCGAGCTCTACAAGGTCTTCGATCCCTCCACGGTCGTGCTGGAACTGCTCGAATCAATCGATGGCGAGCCAGCCGTAGTAGACGCCTGTCGGCGTGCCGTGGCGGATGGCTACACGCTGGCGCTGGATGACTACGACGGTCGCCCGTCACTCGATGTGCTCCTGCCGCTGGTGAAGATCGTGAAGCTGGATGTGTTGCATCTCACGCGCGACGAGCTGGCGCCCACGGTCACGCGTCTGCGACGCCTGGGCCTCACTGTGCTGGCGGAGCGGGTCGAGACGGGCGCCATGCGAACGGAATGTCAGCAGTTGGGATGCGACCTGTTCCAGGGCTATGTCTTCAGTCGACCGGAGACGCTTGATGGACGCGCGATCTCGCTGGCGCAGACCACCATGCTCAACGTCATGGGGCTGCTGGGCGACTCGCGGGTGAGTGATACGGCGCTGGAGGAGGCGTTCCGTTCGCACCCTTCCCTCTCGCTGGCGTTGCTGCGCATCGTCAACTCGGCATCGTTTGGCGCCCGCTCGGTCGAGTCCATTCCACATGCCATCCGGCTGGTTGGGCGCGAAGCGCTCTCACGATGGTTGCTGGTGATGCTGGTGGCGTCGGTGGCGACGCAAAGCCCGGTCGCGAACGAAGTGGTGATGCAAGCCATGATTCGCGCCCGCTTCTGCGAGCTGCTGACCGAACGTGCGGGATCGGGCGATCCGGCGGCGCGATTCATGGTTGGTCTGCTGTCATTCATCGACGTGTTGCTGGCGCAGCCCATGCCACAAATTCTCGAGCAGTTGCCGGTCACTGATGACATCCGCAATGCACTGCTGCGGGGCACCGGGCCGCACGCGGCGACCCTGGCCTTGGCGAAAGCCTACGACGCCGGCGATTGGCTGACGGTGGATGCGTCGTACGTGGACGACGCGACCGATCGCGGTCTGGACCCTGCGGCGATGTACGCCGAAGCGGCGCAGTGGGCCCGCGATCGAATCCAGAGCGCGAACCGCGCGTAA